The proteins below are encoded in one region of Shewanella algae:
- the cysQ gene encoding 3'(2'),5'-bisphosphate nucleotidase CysQ translates to MKPEELIDHVIVIATEAGQKIRQIYQQGSFSKETKEDNTPVTSADIAAHEIICSSLKALTPEIPVLSEEAADIPLSERSQWRRYWLVDPLDGTGEFIAGSGDFSVIIALVEHNRPIMGVVYVPMTEVCYYAIAGLGAYKRTLQAELRIHSKQLPKEQDNSLRLAVSRRQDPQSVLKLFNQPKHCELVVLGGAALKSCLVAEGRADCYVRVGPTGEWDTGAAQIIIEEAGGQLMDTELQPLTYNERESLENPNFIVVGSPNLEWDKILAGD, encoded by the coding sequence ATGAAGCCAGAAGAGTTGATAGATCACGTTATTGTCATTGCAACGGAAGCGGGACAGAAAATTCGCCAGATCTACCAACAAGGCAGTTTCAGCAAGGAAACCAAGGAAGACAACACCCCTGTCACTTCGGCCGACATCGCGGCCCATGAGATTATCTGCAGCAGCTTAAAGGCGCTGACCCCGGAGATCCCGGTTTTGTCCGAGGAAGCCGCCGATATTCCCCTCTCTGAGCGTAGCCAGTGGCGCCGCTACTGGCTGGTAGATCCCTTGGATGGCACCGGAGAGTTCATCGCCGGCAGCGGCGACTTCTCGGTCATCATTGCCCTGGTTGAGCATAACCGCCCCATCATGGGTGTGGTTTATGTGCCCATGACTGAAGTATGTTACTACGCCATAGCAGGTCTTGGCGCTTACAAACGTACCCTCCAGGCAGAGCTGAGAATTCACAGTAAGCAGTTGCCGAAAGAGCAGGATAACTCGTTGCGCCTGGCGGTCAGTCGCCGTCAGGACCCTCAGTCTGTGCTCAAGCTGTTCAACCAACCCAAGCATTGTGAACTCGTGGTGCTCGGCGGTGCGGCACTCAAGAGCTGCCTGGTTGCAGAGGGCAGGGCAGATTGCTATGTGCGGGTGGGCCCCACGGGTGAATGGGACACAGGTGCGGCGCAGATTATCATAGAAGAAGCCGGTGGCCAGTTGATGGATACCGAGCTGCAGCCCTTGACCTACAACGAGCGCGAATCGCTGGAAAATCCCAACTTTATCGTGGTCGGCTCCCCTAACCTCGAGTGGGACAAGATACTGGCCGGAGATTAA
- a CDS encoding GNAT family N-acetyltransferase — protein sequence MQIRPISRADLDAVLALELATFGEHCYPDFFFRQALDAWPTSFLGAFIDGKLAGYLLRVSAEQPGRHWLLSLAVSPAQQGRGIGKSLLSTCLEDCRHGVDELLLTVAPDNPARHIYSRMGFENLGLEADYFGVGEHRLLLRWQGQ from the coding sequence ATGCAGATAAGACCAATATCCAGAGCCGATCTGGATGCCGTATTGGCCTTGGAGTTGGCAACCTTCGGTGAGCACTGCTACCCGGACTTCTTCTTCCGTCAAGCACTGGATGCCTGGCCCACAAGTTTTCTGGGGGCCTTTATCGACGGGAAACTGGCCGGTTATCTGCTGCGGGTGAGCGCTGAACAGCCGGGGCGACACTGGTTGCTGTCACTGGCCGTGTCTCCTGCACAACAGGGCCGAGGGATAGGCAAAAGCTTGCTCAGTACGTGCCTGGAAGACTGCCGCCATGGTGTCGATGAACTGCTACTGACGGTAGCGCCGGATAATCCCGCCCGCCATATCTACAGCCGCATGGGGTTTGAAAACCTGGGGCTGGAAGCCGACTATTTCGGCGTCGGTGAGCACAGGTTACTGCTGCGCTGGCAGGGTCAATAG